Genomic segment of Panicum virgatum strain AP13 chromosome 9N, P.virgatum_v5, whole genome shotgun sequence:
TTGTTGCCACCTTCCCACGAGAGAAGATCACCACCTATTGACGAGGGAGGGCTGCAGCACTTGGTGCGGGATTGGTCACCGAGTGGAGGAGGCAGCACTCAAGAGACGTCCCCGCCTGCCTCCAGCCTCTGTCAGAAAACGATCGAGCAGGGCCATGGCGCGCACGTACGTAGCACGTCTCCACCCTCCGCTGTCGACATCGACCCGTCATGGGTTTACCCTGGGTAGGTGCCAACGAGGAGCGCTGCTGCACTACTTCCCAATGCACACGTGCAACGAGTGCCCATCGCTGGTGAGGGATTCCCTTTCTGGATGGGCCCCGGTGGACAGATTTGGTTATTCCTTCCTTCGGGTCTGCGTACATAGCTAGCAGATGCTGAGATTCGGATGGAGTTCCACtattagaaaaagaaaaaaacgtaaatacctaagagcaactccaacagcttGGTTTCCCCTTTTTTCCTTTCTCACTATATAGGGGAATCTCTTTCCCACTTCCAACTTTATAGGGGAGAAGTGTTCCAacagtttgattttttttcctaatTCCCCCTGTCACGTGGGGCCAATCTGTCGTTGTCACATCTTCTTCCCTTACTTTCCCCTCCCCTCGTGTTCCTTGCTCCCGCCCGTCAGTCGGCGAGCAGTGCCCGTCCATCCGTCGGCGCAGCACCTGGTGACGACGGCCACCAGGATAGGAACGCggcagcgcgccggcggcgggccgacGCTAGGAAGCGGCAGAGCGCCGAAGCTGCGCCGGCTTCCTGCGCCACCCCTGCCTTCATGGCCGGCTTTTCTTGGCCGCCGTCCTGTGGAGCGGCCATTCCCCGCCGCAAACACGCGCCGAAGCTCGTGGCGAGCGCTGCCAGCCCGCACTCGGCCGCGGGACCTCCACCCCCTTCGGCTGTGCTGTGCTTCTGTGTCCCCCGACGCCGCAAGACACCTTTGGAACTCCTCCTTCACTTGCCGGCGCCAGCTTGGTGTTCGACAAAAATTTTGCAAGGTAATTTCTATTGTTTGTTGCAGCTAGGTGTTTGTAGTTGCGTTCTGATCCAGGAGTGGCAGCCAAATGAATGCCATGCCGCTTTGTAGCTGCGTGCCAGAGGAAGTCCTTGTCCTCAATAAAACCGAGCAGCCCAATTGGGCTGTACTTCAATTCTGCTGAAGTTTGGTAGATCAGCTGTGGCTGCTCATTTTCAGCTGCTTGGAAATTGCAACTGTGCACATGAATGCAGGTCTCGCTTACAGCTTCACCATGAAAGTCGGTTACAAGGAAGTAGTGAAAAATGAATTTCTACCAAGTTGTAAAGctgtaaatataaaaaagaaattaaTCATGAGCAGATTGCTAAAGCTGTAAAGCTTTGAACTTTGCATTGCTAGTCTTGAGTTAGTTTGGTTTGACATGTTGCCCTTTACCAGACAActtatttttttattcttgTGATGAAATAAGCCTTTTCTGTGGGTTATGTGCAGATGGACTCATTGCTCCTGAGGTTGCTTGAAGATgactcgtcatcagatgaggaCTATGATGTGGCGGCTATAATGCTCGCTGATCTGGCAAAGAATGAGCAGCCCAAACATGGTGGTTCTGTGCAAGGGCATGAGGTGGTTCGTTGAAACAAGCAGAAAGGAGATGCAAAGCTCTTTGATGACTACTTTGCAGAAGAACATGTGTTTGGTCCGGTCACATTCAGACGGTGGTTTAGAATGTCAAAGGAGTTGTTCTTGCGCATTGCAAGTGCTGTAGAAGCACATTGTCCATATTTTCAGCAAAGGAGGAATGCAGCCAGGGACCTTGGCCACAGTGCTTTGAAGAAGATCACTACAGCATTGCGCATGCTTGCTTATGGGGTTCCTGCTGATTCTCTTGATGAGACGCTTTACATCGCAGAGAGCACCATAATTGAGAGCCTAAGGGAGTTTGTCAAAGCTGTGGTTGAGGTTTTTGGGGAGCAATACCTGCGAGCACCAAATGAGGAGGACACCGCAAGACTTATGCAAATGGGTGCCGCTAGAGGCTTCCCTGGGATGCTTGGATGCATAGATTGCATGCACTAGCTGTGGAAGAATTGTCCTACAGCATGGCATGGGCAATTCACCAGGCATTGACATGATCCTACAATCATTTTGGAAGCAGTCGCATCACATGATCTATGGATTTGGCATGCATACTTTGGGATGCCTGGTTCTCACAATGACATCAATGTCCTCCATAGGTCTCCTCTGTTTGCAAGACTTGCTACTGGGAAGGCTCCACCTGTGAACTTTCAAGTCAATGGCCATGATTACACTATGGGCTACTATCTCGTAGATGGCATTTATCCCTCATGGTCCACCTTTGTCAAGACAATTAGAAACCCAAGCAGTAACAAGACAGCACACTTTGCAAAGGTTCAAGAAGCTGAGAGAAAGAGTGTTGAGAGAACTTTTGGGGTGTTGCAGTCTCGGTTTGCAATTGTCCGAGGACCTGCTCGATTTTGGGACCAGACGACCTTGTGGCGTATCATGATAGCATGTGTCATCATGCACAACATGATAATAGAGGATGAAAGGGGTCAACCTGAAGATTTTGTGTATGACCATGTGAGAACACCTGTGGAACCCGAACAAGATGAAGACCAAATCTACAATTTTCTAGAAATGCATCGAAACATCGAAGACCCCGTGGCACATAGCCAGCTTCGTGATGACCTTGTTGAGCATTTGTGGCAAATACATAGGCAATGAAAATTACTCTTGTAGCTGAACTACTCTTGTAGCTGAAACTACTTTTGTATCAATGTGGACTTAATGTATATTTCTCACTTTTTGTATCAATGATGATAATTGTTCACTGTTCTGCATCACTCTAAATTCTGAATTCTTTGGGTGGCAATGAGCAAAGCTGTGTATTATGATTCTTTTCAGAGTTGTAGTTTCAGATACTGAATGTTCAATTTACTGTGTTGCTGTGTGGCAACCTGATTCTTGGGCAAAGGACTGCTATTTTTTGTTTCTTGGGATTCTGTGTGCTCTCTTCTAATAATATTCACAGGAAAGGTGAATCTTGTTTAAAATACAAGTGCACAGTCAGAGACAGTTCTCATGGCTCCTCAGAAGATGGATGATGATTTGGAGGTTCAGTTTCGATGAGTGCCCACATCTTCTTCACCAGCCGTGCCATTTTATCGAAGGACAGCAAGATGTGAATGACTATGTACATAAATTCAGCAATGACTAGTGTTTTCATGGGAAGGAGAGATCTCCTGTACTTATCTGATGTACAATAGAACTTATTTCAGTGTTGGGGATTCACTCACAGTTGGAGATTTTCAGTCTGAATATTCAGAACCTGGACCTGAACTGGAATGAGCATAAATGCTGAAAATTATGCACTCCCAGAACCATGATTCAGACCATGATTCGGACCATGAACATTTTAacctgaaaaggaaaaaaagaaacgaGATAGAAATGCAGCTTTGGTCTGAATCAGGTATGGACAGACCAAAGTGACTTAAATAATTCAGTCATGGGCATGGTGTAGGTGTGCTCAGAATAAACCAAAAATAAAATGGAGAGGTTCAATGAGTAGGTGTGCTCTGTGCTGGAACATATGCTTTCTGTGTAGAGTGAGGCTGATCCCTTGTGTGTGCAATGCATACTTGGATTAACAACGGTCTTCTCTAACTACAATGCAGTGTTGCAACAAGAGGTCCAGCTAGGATTAACAATAGGATAAAGTAGGAAAAAAATGTGTGCTACTTCAGAAAATACATTCATTCcacaaataaaatataaaaaacatGACACCAATCATACTGATACATTCAGAAAATACATTCAGAAAGATGAGACAAGACTGTGACCAAACTTGCAGAGATTGGCAAACAAAACCTGAATGAACAATACTGATAAAATCAACATCAAAGATtggcaaaaaaaatcaaaattaaaAGAAGAGGATCAATCAATGAGTATTTCTTCTAGTCTTTGctataattccaatggtctacACTCTGACTACCAAAAATGTCATCAGTAGCTTATATATGTAGTATATCAGGTTTTAATTTTTACCACATGAATAAAGTCAAATCTCTGCTAAATGGTCTTGCCTGACTAAAAATTGAAAACAGAGCACAAAGGTGGTACAGCACACAAACCAGCTATTCAGACAGACAACAAAAGTTCAGTTCCATCTCCAGCCACAATACATGAACAAAGTCAGATGGTGTATGGGAAATAATTCCAGCACATGAACCAATCTATCATAAGTCAGATCCAGTGATTATGACAACAGGCACCTTCAGTtcaagttatattttttaatgcTTCTTGAGCACACAAGCTAACATCCACAGTAAGCCAACAACCTTAAAACATCATGCAGAAACCTCTGTTTATAGAAAAAGTATATAAATGACCACATGTTCATGCAGAAACAACTGATGTTGCTACAACTGCGATAATGCTAGCAAACACTCATCTGTTGAGGCTAGATAAACTAGGAACACATTGCAAACACTAGACACTAGACACCAAAGAAGCACTAGACACTCCCACCTCCACTACCTCCTAGTATTTCAGCTAGAATTTTAGCACGCATGGCCTCGACCTATGCCCTCTGTGTGTCATCAAGAGCACTCGTGTCCATGAACATGATTTTTTGGTCCTCGTCCTTCTTCTTTGCAGCTGCTTTGCGCTCTTCCGCAGCTGCTTGAGCCCGTGCCTTCTCACCCTTGAGCCTTAGTCTCTCTTCCTTGTTTGCTACCTTGCGCTCTTCCGCAGCTGCTTTGCGCTCTTCAATTGCAACTTTGCGCTCCTCAATGGCCTTGATTTCCATCCACCTTGAGTCCTTGTCAATCGCAAGCCTCTCCTTTGATTCGATCATCTTTTGTATCGCCTCCTTGTCACCACCGGCATCTTTCTTCAAcctctctttctccttcttcctccctgcaGGCCTCTTGCTCATTTCATCAGTCCCTTCATCCTCCTCACGAGCTTCAAAATCTGCTGAAGACGAACAGTTGGACCTTGGCTTCTTTGGTGGGCATTCAAACTCCCTGTCTATCCACTTCTGATTGTTTTGCAGCAATGTCCAGCAATGTTGCATGGTAAAGGGCCTATGCTTCTGCTGATCCATGGCCTTGTACCTCTCCTGGGCGAGGTTGGCCTATCAAAGCAAAAAAGAGCAAAATGTCATGATCAAGTGAACAAAATGAACAAAATGGCCTACTcacttgttcttgaagtgggaCTCCACTTGGATGCTGGCGAGCAACTTGAGCAAGACATGACTTCCATTTGTTACAACATTTTTGGATTGTAGACCAACGATGCTGGAGAGACCCGATTGTTCTAGTCATTATTGTATTGGCATTACGGTGAAAGTGCTCTGAGATGCGGCTCCAATAGGTGCTACTACTCTGATCAACTCCTGCATCAAGGGACACAAACTCCCATGCCCTGATCAAGGCAACATCTTCATCTGATGAATAATTGGCAGACCTGTGTCCTCTTTTCCTTGTTGGACTGATCAAAGTGTCGTTTTCATCATGCTCCTCATCAGCATTTGTCAATGGTTGGAAGATATTTTCTACTTCAACACTTTCATCCATCATATTGGAAAAAGAGTGGGCACTGCATATTCAAacaaattcatcatatatagagATGCATGAACTAATTTTGATTTAAAAAATTTCAGCATCTCAGAAAGCAACAAATGGTACTCTGTAGCTAGAAACAAAAGGTTGAGACAACTCAAATTCAAATGCAAAGGCATATATTTTGATGCCATATACCCCAAAACTATCATCTATGTCGAGATAATCTTCCAATATTATCAAGGCCTTGAACTGTTGTAGCCACCATAAATAGTATGCAACAAAAGCATGCTACACAAATAGTCCAAACTGCTCCATCTTAAAACGTACCGGGACACTTGTTTTAGCATTCACAGTAGCAACCAAATACAGGTTTTGGGCAGCAAATTACTCCAAACCTAATTTGGATAACACTAGAAATGTTCTGAGTGCTAACAAGTAACAGCAAAAGCCAAATAACTAATAATGCACCCCAAGTGGTGTCTCCACTACAGCAGTATAAAAAAAACCTAAAAGGCACAGGAAAATTATCTTAAGCTGCATGAATTACGCGTCCTATGAGGCATCTTTTCTATCTTTTCCTTTTGGAATTAAAGATCCTCGCAGAAGCAGCTTGAAGATGCATATAGCTAAGCTTAATTTGCAGACTCGATCGATTAGCAGCAGATACATACAGGCAAGGTCAGTAACTCTGATATATCATATATGCAAGAAATGAGAACGCATCTGATATATCATACCTTGCAGACATCCCATCAAACACATTGTTGGCAACATGGGTGTCTTCCTCGGTGCCACAATTGGGAGCTGCGATGCTTGCCGACGTTGAAGAATTTGTTGTCGGTGTTGAAGCAGAGGCCACCAAAGTTGAAGAAGGCATCTTCttcttcgggcccggcttcttCCTCGCTGCCTTTGCCAAGCCGGTGGTAGGTTTCTTGGGCTGTCGTGCAGCGTTCGGCCTTGGGGCATCAAATTTGTCGCAGCAGTAGGTGGAGCCACCACCCATGGTGCCCCTGGCCCAAGAAGGGGTGCTGCGCCCATGGGGGGCATGCCCGTGGATGGCATGGCCGGCGACCCCTCCATGGAGGGAATGCCcatgggcggcgcggccagcCAACCCTCCATGGGGACCATGCCCATGGCCGCGACCTGGGAGAGGTCGGGCCAGCGCACCGccccggcggccatggcagtGGATGCCATGGGCGGCGGTCTCCAGTGAAGCATGGGTGCTCGTCGGCAGCCatcaggaggcggcggcggcggcggcgctgggcgcggTGGTGCCGAGGTAGCGGCCCTGGCAGTCGGCGGCAGCGGGAAGGCGCGGTGGTGCCGAGAGGGAGCGGCCCTGGCGGCCGGCGACCACGGGAACGCGATGCGGGAGAGCGCGGTGGTGCCGAGAGGGAGCAGCCCTGGCAGCCGGCGACCGCGGGAACGCGATGCGGGAGAGCGCGGTGGTGCCGAGAGGGAGCGGCCCTGGCGGTCGGCGGCCGCGGGAACGCGACGCGGGAGAGCGTCGGGACAGGGAATGGGAGTTCCCTTTCTATTGGGGATTGGAATGATATTATTGGAGATTGAGAAAAATTAAAGGGAAAAGGGAGAtggaaaatcaatctgttggagggGTTTTTTCACCATCAATTCCCTATATTGAGAAAAGGTGGAAAGAGGAAAAAGgaagatcaatctgttggagttgctctacaGGCAAGGTTCGACCTACGATATCTTTTTTCTGACAGTGACCTACGATATTTCGGTTAAGGAGGAACTCAATCTTGTTTGTACCTGCCGACAAACAAACCTCCTCCAACCCTATCTCCACCCTACAGAGCCGTGTGGTAACTTGTGCTGACAAACCGAACATGAGGGCTAGAGAGTGCCAACCTTACACCAGTCTTAATaagtttcatgacattaaatatcatcaattttactGACATAAtaaggagagagaaggatggAGTTCTATGGGATGTagggagagtttcatcaccatgaaactcatccgGAACAGTTGCTTAGTTTCTATTCTAGGTAACTATGTCATGAAACTATACACTGAGACTTATGAAACTACACCACATATGAGGGTGGGAAGGATGCCACCACCAGGACACGGTCACGTTGGTGACTTTGATAGATAACTCGTTCTATTTCAACCGTATTGAACTGCCGGCCTAACCGGTTGAGCCAATCAAACCATGAACCGAGAGTCTGATCGGTTCATTGTTCGGTCTGGTTCTAATAACTATGTCGTACACTTGGCCCATTGACAAATTAGGAACTTCTTAGCAGCCTAGCAACCCCCTTGAACGTTCATAGCCATGCCCTACCTTGAGCTTCTGAGCTCTTATGATATTTGCATATGACCTCTTGTAATCCTAAAATCattattgcttgtttattttATTAACTTTCAATTTGATTAGGTATATACGATGAGTTTAATATGCATATGTGGTAAGAGAGATAATGAATAAATTGGGTGAATAATTTGGATAATTAGCTAGCGTCGAAGGCAAAGATCCGAAGTTTGACATCAATGTGTCTTTGTTTCCAATAGTAAGCTGTATGCTCATCGATAGCGAAGAGCATGATGATAACACGGTCAATCTTAAGACTTATTAACCCAGTTCCCATAGGAGTTCATAGGATGCGTGTATGAAGGTATATATGTGAGCTAAGTTTTGAGCTCTTGCCTCAATCACATCAATTGTGcaaatatatataataatcCCATATGGTATTTCATTCTAATAATTCTTGTATTACTGATTTATCGTATAGCATATTAGAGCAATTTAGTGTTAGGGTCTGTTTCGAAGGGCTTTTACCGGCTTTAGCTTCAGTTTCAATTCACCTGTCAAGGCACTATAACATGAAGTGAGTTTGTAAGTCGGATAAAAATGAACTAAAAGATAGatgaagctttttttttttttgctttaccAGCTTTGGCTTCACCAGTGAAGCTGTTTTGGAGGAGTTCTCCCAACCGGCCCTTTAATGGTgcaccccccaccccaccccaccccaccctacccctctctctatgtttgctctagtttcGCCCTTGATTAGTCCAGCTTCCATACGGAATGGACCAAGGCCCTCTGCGAATGATATAAGATGGATCAAATAGAAAATTTTAGGTGGAAACATTacgtgctttagaaatagatataAATATAGATTGCCAATGAAGAGAGTTTTCTAACTAATTCTAGATTTCGATCGAACCCAGGTGTTTGAGGTGTTACTTGAGCATAACATTGCAATTTGCAACCACTACGCTGTAATATAGGTCTGCTCACACATTCGTGATTTGCATTATTGTCAAAGCAATGTTTGCGCGCATATAAATGCTTCAATTACATTGTTGCGATGATCTAAAACACGTCGTGGTGAAAAACATACGCCATCATTATGATGTCATGCATATGCTACGATGGCAATCCTAGCCTCTCGCTCAATGAGGGGGTACCATCCACATTTACTTTTACATAGCCCTGCCTTGCAGCAATCATGTGATTCTGGTCTTTTATCAGTTAGTACTAAATGATTCTTAGATCGACCAGGGTCCCATCCATCCAAGTCCTTTGCCTTTCTCATCAACAATATTCGCTCACGCTGTCGGAGAGATGCGCTGTCCAGATAAAACgcaactccctccctccattccaaattacaAGTCATTCcgagaattttggagagtcaaatcatttcaaaatttgaccaaaattatagagaaaaacacaaagatttatgacatcaaataggtagactataaaaatataactagcaaaaaatctaatgatacttaatttgtatcgtaaatattattattttattatataaatttgttcaaatttgaaaatttttgactctctaagattcttagaataacttataatttggaacggagggagtatttcacAAGGCTCATATatagtagattttttttttgcgggtattaGAAGATTATATATTGGACCAtccaagacaaaaaaaaaaataatcaaaAACCGCATGAGACAATTGATTCTATATAAAGCGtgaataaaaaaatatgtatgATTAGTAAATAAGCTAGTATAGGTCAATTGTAACTGCCACTCCTCCAAGTAGGCACGGGTCCCACCTGATTGGTGTTTTTGCTCTTGTCTTTTATATAAAATCAATATCCGGCATTATTCCGGCACTGCCCTTTTCGGAATGGTCGTGACGTGAACTTGGCTCCCCTCAGCCCAACTTGTCGGAATTccattatttatattttgtactatttctctACTAATTAGTTCCCACCTAACTCACTAGCCAATAATGCTAGTAGTTTAACTAACGGCTACTACAAATTAAGCTATGACCGACTTTTGGATAATTGGATGTGCTTTAATAATACTATATATCGTGATCTGTTCTACTGCTCGATCATAACAAACAAGGTACTCTTCACTATATAAGCGTGCGTGCATCATAATGCAGTTTGCTAACTTTTGACGGTACTCTTCCGTTCTCGAATATATGACGTTTTGAATAAGAATAGTTCAAAAATTAAAGATAAAGTAATTGGCTTGTCCTTCTAAACGTCATATATCTAAAAACGGAGGTAATATGAATTTCATCCACTACTATATATTGTGGAGGATTATAGGACCTGCTTGGTTGGATGCCAAAATGTGAGCATGTCAATCTTTTTGTACCAAAGTGTTGGCAAGTTTAGAACATTACTTGGTTAGGTgggctacttttttttttgccttcaaCCAAACGAGTGCCAAAACATATGGATTTGCCCACATTTTGGTACGCGCATTTTGGAAGTGAACTAATCAGGTTCACAATGCATACATGCCTCGACCAAAGTATGaatccatgcaaaaaaatagTTTTCCAGAAGGTAGGAggtattttgtatttttgttcCTCATAATTTGGTCAGGAAATGCATGTGCGACGTCAGGAGGCGAGGAGCACAagtgccaatttttttttttttgatgaaacaggAGGGGTAATCCCCTACTGGTTATATATTAAATAGAAGAGCAAGAATAGGTACAAAAGTTCTATGAGACAaagaaaaaattaaagaaaatgaaaaagattACACAAAGACTTCTAGCCATGAAGACATCAATGGTTTTTTCCTGGGATTTGCTCTTAGGATAACTAAGGCAAATTCTTTCTTGAAGTGTTGCCAGCAGGCATCTTGCGTTAGCTGAATTCCTCTAAAGATGAAGTCATTTCGTTGCATCCAGATGCACCAGCTCATTACTATAATTATCTCCATGAAAAATGGAACATGTAATTGGATCTTGAACTGTTCCAGAGTGGCAAAGGGATAATCTTGATCAACCAAAAGGCCAAACAGGCCCCAGAAAGATTGGGCGAAGGGACAATGGATGAAGAGATGGGTGGATGATTCATCCATTTGCTGTGTACAGCAAACACAAGTATAATCAGGCATCTCCATGTTCCTCCTTCTTAGCAGTTCTCTTGTACTTAGTCTATCCTTCATGAGGAGTCAAAAGAACACGTTATGTTCATTTTGGCAAGAGGATTTCCAAAGCCAATTGAAAGCATCATGAATCACCCTATGACCATAGAATTTCTTCGGTTGGTTGTTCTATGGAGTCTGGACCATAAGAATTGAAAAGTGTGTATATCTGCCAACTCGCTTTCTTTTACCCTATACGTTACGTAGGCTGCCCCGGTGATCCACACAAATATTGGatcgga
This window contains:
- the LOC120689223 gene encoding uncharacterized protein LOC120689223, with translation MVREFGRGAALFDAQGQGWAIQHIEISCNEQMDSLLLRLLEDDSSSDEDYDVAAIMLADLAKNEQPKHGGSVQGHEVQRRNAARDLGHSALKKITTALRMLAYGVPADSLDETLYIAESTIIESLREFVKAVVEVFGEQYLRAPNEEDTARLMQMGAARGFPGMLGCIDCMH
- the LOC120691188 gene encoding caldesmon-like, translating into MTRTIGSLQHRWSTIQKCCNKWKSCLAQVARQHPSGVPLQEQANLAQERYKAMDQQKHRPFTMQHCWTLLQNNQKWIDREFECPPKKPRSNCSSSADFEAREEDEGTDEMSKRPAGRKKEKERLKKDAGGDKEAIQKMIESKERLAIDKDSRWMEIKAIEERKVAIEERKAAAEERKVANKEERLRLKGEKARAQAAAEERKAAAKKKDEDQKIMFMDTSALDDTQRA